A stretch of the Alkalibaculum bacchi genome encodes the following:
- a CDS encoding TPM domain-containing protein, which yields MNDHRRFRKTLGLLFLIIIVFMSSGVAASEIPLPTPAFYVNDYANVIDSQTEEEIIQIGTALENKTKAQVVVVTVEGIGEVPLEEYTIDLFRKWEIGDSEEDNGVLLFLDAEGRWSRIEVGYGLEGTLTDGKTGRIQDDYMLPYYSEGNYSEGILQGFYVVVNEIYKEYGYEENYIGDGIVVEDQSQNEGPSPLAVIVALIFIVPLIILDFKFTGGVITYTVLRSIGRGGSRGGGRGGGRSGGGGSAGGGGSSRGF from the coding sequence GTGAATGATCATAGGAGATTTCGTAAAACCTTAGGGCTCCTCTTTCTTATAATAATTGTTTTTATGTCTTCAGGAGTAGCGGCAAGTGAAATTCCTTTACCTACTCCTGCTTTCTATGTAAATGATTATGCCAATGTTATTGATAGTCAAACAGAAGAGGAAATCATCCAAATTGGAACCGCACTAGAAAATAAGACAAAAGCTCAAGTTGTAGTGGTTACAGTAGAAGGAATTGGAGAAGTTCCCCTAGAAGAGTACACCATTGACTTGTTTCGAAAATGGGAAATTGGAGATTCTGAGGAAGACAATGGAGTATTGTTATTTCTAGATGCAGAAGGCAGATGGTCTCGGATTGAAGTTGGATACGGCTTAGAAGGCACTTTAACAGATGGAAAAACAGGTAGAATTCAAGATGATTATATGCTTCCTTACTATTCTGAAGGTAATTATAGCGAGGGAATACTACAAGGTTTTTATGTTGTCGTAAATGAAATCTACAAAGAATATGGTTATGAAGAAAATTACATCGGAGATGGAATTGTAGTAGAAGATCAAAGTCAAAATGAAGGACCTTCTCCTCTAGCGGTTATTGTAGCACTTATCTTCATCGTTCCTTTGATCATTTTAGATTTTAAGTTTACAGGAGGAGTAATTACCTATACTGTCCTTAGATCGATTGGTAGAGGCGGTTCACGTGGTGGAGGAAGAGGCGGAGGCCGATCTGGTGGAGGAGGTAGCGCTGGAGGCGGTGGAAGTTCTAGAGGATTTTAA